A window from Heteronotia binoei isolate CCM8104 ecotype False Entrance Well chromosome 15, APGP_CSIRO_Hbin_v1, whole genome shotgun sequence encodes these proteins:
- the LOC132584643 gene encoding vomeronasal type-2 receptor 26-like, whose protein sequence is MNCSKNDPVPIPHAWYQSGDILIGEIASQFVYSHHTVDFKKHPSQGLFEAPEMVIKYYQHILALAFAINEINKNLQILPNISLGFQIYDSYFDLKLTYCTTLGLLFRSWSFVPNYKCEIHRNLVAIIGALGADISFHMADILGLYKIPQIAYGSFASEERDATEFPAFFRMVPNEAAQYSGIIRLLLHFRWIWIGLFAADDDTGEHFLKTMEPLLSQNGICSAFTERIPNQAQWDTIEDINNILSKVLPVSVCNDYCPPGFHKKKKEGEQFCCYDCARCPEGQISNQNDMEDCINCPDDQYASMSRDQCIPKTINSLSYEEPLGISLASITVSYSLITVLVLGTFIRHKDTPIVKANNRDITYTLLITLLLCFLCPLLFIGDPNKVTCCFRQPAFGLIFSVAVSCVLAKTTTVIVAFMATKPGSRIRKWVGKRLTNSILLSCSFIQAAICMIWLGTSPPFPHTDMQSLTREITLGCNEGSVIMFYIVLGYMGLLSVISLIVAFFARKLPDSFNEAKFISFSMLIFCSVWVTFVPTYLSTKGKYMVVVEIFSILASSAGLLVCIFSPKCYILLLRPELNKREKSIRRNN, encoded by the exons AATGGTGATAAAGTACTACCAGCACATCCTGGCATTGGCATTTGCCATAAATGAGATCAACAAGAACCTCCAGATCTTGCCAAATATCAGCCTTGGGTTCCAAATCTATGACAGCTACTTTGATTTAAAATTGACATATTGTACAACTCTGGGACTGCTTTTCAGATCATGGAGCTTTGTCCCAAATTACAAATGTGAGATTCATAGAAACCTAGTAGCCATCATTGGGGCACTTGGTGCTGACATCTCTTTCCATATGGCAGATATCTTAGGACTCTACAAAATTCCACAG ATTGCATATGGCTCATTTGCCTCAGAAGAGAGGGATGCAACAGAGTTTCCTGCTTTCTTTCGCATGGTTCCAAATGAAGCTGCTCAGTATAGCGGGATTATTCGGTTGCTGCTCCATTTCAGGTGGATATGGATTGGGCTCTTTGCTGCAGATGATGACACTGGAGAGCATTTCTTGAAGACCATGGAGCCATTGCTGTCCCAGAATGGAATCTGTTCAGCCTTCACTGAAAGAATTCCAAACCAAGCACAATGGGATACAATAGAAGATATTAATAATATACTCTCGAAG GTGCTGCCCGTTTCTGTGTGCAATGACTACTGTCCTCCTGGTTTtcataagaagaagaaagaaggggaaCAGTTTTGTTGCTATGATTGTGCTCGGTGCCCAGAAGGACAAATTTCAAACCAAAATG acATGGAGGACTGTATCAATTGTCCAGATGATCAGTATGCAAGCATGAGTAGAGATCAATGCATTCCCAAGACAATCAACTCTCTGTCTTATGAAGAACCTTTAGGAATCAGTTTGGCTTCAATTACAGTTTCTTATTCTCTCATCACAGTCTTGGTTCTAGGAACTTTCATTAGGCACAAAGATACCCCCATAGTGAAAGCAAACAACCGAGATATCACATACACTCTTCTTATCACTCTCCTGCTATGTTTCCTTTGTCCTTTGCTCTTCATTGGTGACCCAAACAAGGTGACCTGCTGTTTCCGACAACCAGCTTTTGGCCTTATCTTTTCTGTGGCTGTATCTTGTGTGTTGGCCAAAACCACCACTGTAATTGTAGCTTTCATGGCCACTAAACCAGGATCCAGaattaggaagtgggtggggaaaagactgACCAACTCCATTCTTCTGTCTTGTTCCTTCATTCAAGCAGCCATTTGTATGATATGGCTAGGAACCTCTCCTCCTTTCCCACATACTGACATGCAGTCATTGACTAGAGAGATCACTCTAGGATGCAATGAAGGGTCTGTCATCATGTTCTATATTGTCTTGGGCTACATGGGACTTCTATCAGTCATAAGTTTGATCGTAGCTTTCTTTGCAAGGAAGTTACCGGACAGTTTCAATGAAGCTAAGTTCATCTCTTTCAGTATGTTaatcttttgcagtgtttgggtgACTTTTGTTCCTACGTATTTGAGCACAAAAGGGAAATACATGGTAGTTGTGGAGATTTTCTCTATTTTGGCCTCCAGTGCTGGATTACTGGTTTGTATCTTTTCCCCCAAATGCTACATTCTTCTGTTGAGGCCAGAGTTGAATAAGAGGGAGAAATCAATAAGGAGAAACAACTGA